A single region of the Rhizobium grahamii genome encodes:
- a CDS encoding nucleotide sugar dehydrogenase, protein MFDALFRKIETREARAGVIGLGYVGLPLAMAIARSGFPVTGFDVDPGKIVAIDARRSYIDAVSSDDLAKQIDAARFSATTDFAGLASCDVIIICVPTPLTKHRDPDLSFVEATSREIAAHLRGGQLVVLESTTYPGTTDDVVKVILEKTGLKSGTDFFIGFSPEREDPGNHHFNTATIPKVVAGDGQDALALMTEFYGAAVKTVVPVSSNATAEAVKLTENIFRSVNIALVNELKTVYAAMGIDVWEVIDAAKTKPFGYMPFYPGPGLGGHCIPIDPFYLTWKSREYELPTRFIELAGEINSAMPRYVVGKLAEALDIRAGKALSRSRVLIVGLAYKKNVADIRESPSLRLIEVIEERGGHADFHDPHVAEIPPTREYQALKGRKSVPLSADVISGYDAVLIATDHDAVDYPLLASNAPMIVDTRNVFARRGLAKDHIIKA, encoded by the coding sequence ATGTTCGACGCTCTTTTCCGCAAGATCGAAACTCGCGAGGCGCGTGCCGGCGTCATCGGCCTCGGCTATGTCGGGCTGCCGCTGGCCATGGCGATTGCGCGTAGCGGCTTTCCGGTAACCGGGTTTGACGTCGACCCGGGCAAGATCGTGGCGATCGACGCGCGCCGCTCCTACATAGACGCGGTCTCCAGCGACGATCTTGCAAAACAAATCGATGCCGCACGGTTCTCCGCGACGACCGATTTCGCCGGCCTCGCGTCGTGCGATGTCATCATCATCTGTGTTCCAACACCGTTGACGAAGCATCGGGACCCCGATCTTTCCTTTGTCGAGGCCACGTCCCGCGAAATAGCGGCGCATCTACGCGGTGGCCAGCTTGTTGTTCTTGAATCGACGACCTATCCGGGCACCACTGATGATGTCGTCAAGGTTATCCTTGAGAAGACGGGCTTGAAGTCCGGAACCGATTTCTTCATTGGCTTTTCACCGGAGCGGGAAGATCCAGGCAATCATCACTTCAACACAGCCACGATTCCAAAAGTCGTCGCCGGTGACGGCCAAGATGCTCTGGCGCTGATGACGGAATTCTATGGCGCGGCGGTCAAAACGGTGGTGCCAGTCTCCTCGAATGCCACGGCAGAGGCGGTCAAGCTTACGGAAAATATCTTCCGCTCGGTCAATATCGCGCTGGTCAACGAATTGAAGACCGTCTACGCCGCGATGGGGATCGACGTATGGGAAGTAATCGACGCGGCGAAGACCAAGCCGTTTGGCTATATGCCCTTCTATCCGGGTCCGGGCCTCGGTGGCCATTGCATCCCGATCGACCCCTTCTACCTGACCTGGAAATCCCGCGAGTACGAACTGCCGACGCGCTTCATCGAGCTTGCCGGTGAGATCAATTCGGCCATGCCGCGCTATGTCGTCGGAAAGCTCGCCGAGGCGCTCGACATTCGCGCCGGCAAGGCGCTCAGCCGATCGCGCGTGCTGATTGTTGGCCTGGCCTACAAGAAGAACGTGGCCGACATACGCGAGAGCCCGTCGTTGCGGCTCATCGAGGTGATCGAGGAGCGCGGCGGTCACGCCGATTTTCACGATCCCCATGTGGCCGAGATCCCGCCTACGCGCGAGTATCAAGCCCTCAAGGGCCGCAAGTCCGTTCCGCTGAGCGCCGACGTCATCAGTGGGTACGATGCGGTCCTGATCGCGACCGATCACGATGCTGTCGACTACCCATTGCTCGCTTCGAACGCACCGATGATCGTCGATACGCGCAATGTATTCGCGCGCCGCGGTCTGGCCAAGGATCACATCATTAAGGCGTGA
- a CDS encoding class I SAM-dependent methyltransferase, whose product MSRLDSFIRRLTAQRDILNAIVELVDGREGPVLEFGLGNGRTYDHLREQFPDRRIIAFDREVRSYSSSTPPAENMVTGDIRQSGQDFLGIGAALAHADIGTGHDDIDAITLTWLPQLMEGVLAPGGIAVSGLPLERDALEPLPLPPGIKEGRYFIYRRR is encoded by the coding sequence ATGAGCCGTCTCGACAGCTTCATTCGCCGATTGACGGCTCAGCGCGATATCCTGAATGCAATCGTGGAACTCGTTGATGGCCGCGAAGGACCGGTGCTCGAATTCGGTCTTGGCAATGGCCGGACATACGATCACCTGCGCGAACAATTCCCGGACCGGCGGATCATCGCCTTCGACCGCGAGGTGCGCTCATACTCCTCCTCGACGCCGCCGGCCGAAAACATGGTGACGGGCGATATCCGCCAGTCGGGCCAGGATTTCCTCGGCATCGGTGCAGCGCTCGCCCATGCCGATATCGGAACCGGGCATGATGATATCGACGCGATCACGCTGACCTGGCTGCCGCAATTGATGGAGGGCGTCCTTGCTCCCGGCGGCATCGCAGTCAGCGGATTGCCGCTCGAACGTGATGCATTGGAGCCCCTGCCGCTTCCGCCCGGCATCAAAGAGGGCCGCTACTTTATCTACCGGAGGCGCTGA
- a CDS encoding adenylate/guanylate cyclase domain-containing protein, which translates to MASLAASIDFSERSVRRARLGSGLIMFVFISLHFSNHALGLISVSAADEGRRLFTALWRNPLGTLALYGAIFTHLALVLRSIYIRRSLVMPKGETAQILLGLAIPLLLIDHVIGTRIARALFHYRDDYETIVRQLWINVPGNGLRQVIALVVVWVHGCIGLHYWLRYRPWYQNIVAPLLAVAILVPVLAILGFIEMGRTIAEPAYEGMVDTGRYEANLNTRYLTDPAAQAEIAMIRVGLYGSFATALLGVVAARGVRRWRERVDQITVRYQSGESIQVPRGFSVLEASRLAGIPHYSVCGGKGQCSTCRVQILDQYEDLPAPDKLELSTLKRINAAADVRLACQLHPNHDITVVPLLVAAAETALPANTQETSPGREREIVVLFCDIRNFTTLTETRLPFDIVFLLNRYFALVGNAVEKAGGRIDKFIGDGAMALFGIGSSPEQACRQALVAAASIARDIEKLSDELSEELSLPLRIAIGIHTGPAVVGTLGYGRVRSTTAIGDTVNVASRLETAAKEFDVALVISEPVAALAGIELTGIESREISVRGRALPLKVYMIPRDKAAGLPEGSA; encoded by the coding sequence ATGGCGAGCCTCGCAGCCAGCATCGATTTTTCGGAGCGCTCGGTGAGACGGGCGAGGCTCGGATCCGGCCTCATCATGTTCGTCTTCATTTCCCTGCATTTTTCCAATCATGCGCTGGGGCTGATTTCGGTTTCCGCCGCTGACGAGGGGCGCCGGCTGTTCACGGCGCTCTGGCGTAACCCGCTCGGCACATTGGCCCTTTATGGGGCGATCTTCACCCATCTCGCCCTCGTGCTTCGGTCGATCTACATTCGTCGCAGCCTGGTCATGCCCAAAGGCGAGACGGCGCAGATCTTGCTCGGCCTCGCCATCCCGCTCCTTCTCATCGACCATGTGATCGGGACCCGCATCGCACGTGCGCTCTTCCATTACCGGGATGATTACGAGACGATCGTGCGGCAGCTATGGATCAATGTCCCCGGCAACGGTTTGCGCCAGGTCATCGCGCTTGTTGTCGTCTGGGTACATGGCTGCATCGGGCTCCACTATTGGCTTCGCTACAGGCCCTGGTACCAGAATATCGTCGCGCCACTCCTGGCGGTGGCAATCCTCGTGCCTGTTCTGGCAATCCTGGGCTTTATCGAAATGGGCCGGACAATCGCCGAGCCTGCCTATGAAGGCATGGTCGATACCGGACGCTATGAGGCCAATCTCAATACACGCTATTTGACCGATCCCGCAGCCCAAGCCGAGATCGCGATGATCCGGGTCGGGCTCTATGGTTCCTTCGCAACGGCGTTGCTCGGCGTTGTCGCTGCCCGTGGCGTGCGGCGATGGCGCGAGCGTGTCGATCAGATCACCGTTCGATATCAAAGCGGCGAGTCTATTCAGGTTCCGAGGGGATTCAGCGTTCTCGAAGCCAGCCGGCTCGCCGGCATTCCGCATTACTCGGTCTGCGGCGGCAAGGGCCAATGTTCGACGTGCCGCGTGCAAATTCTCGATCAATACGAGGACCTGCCGGCGCCCGACAAACTCGAACTTTCGACGCTGAAACGCATCAACGCCGCCGCCGACGTGCGGCTGGCGTGCCAACTACATCCAAACCATGACATCACTGTCGTGCCGTTGCTGGTAGCCGCCGCAGAGACGGCGTTGCCCGCCAATACGCAGGAAACGTCGCCGGGTCGCGAAAGAGAGATTGTCGTTCTCTTCTGCGACATCAGAAACTTCACGACGCTGACCGAAACACGCCTGCCGTTCGACATCGTGTTTCTGCTGAACCGCTACTTCGCGCTCGTCGGCAATGCGGTCGAGAAGGCGGGCGGGCGCATCGACAAGTTTATCGGCGACGGCGCCATGGCGCTGTTCGGAATCGGTTCTTCTCCGGAGCAGGCATGTCGACAGGCTCTAGTGGCCGCGGCCTCGATTGCACGCGACATCGAAAAGCTCAGCGATGAACTGTCGGAGGAGCTGTCCCTGCCCTTGCGTATCGCAATCGGGATCCACACGGGCCCCGCAGTCGTCGGCACCCTGGGATATGGTCGGGTGCGCAGCACCACGGCGATTGGCGATACGGTCAATGTCGCGAGCCGACTTGAAACGGCGGCAAAGGAGTTCGACGTTGCGCTCGTCATCTCCGAACCCGTGGCCGCTCTCGCCGGGATCGAGCTCACAGGCATCGAAAGTCGGGAAATCAGCGTACGCGGTCGCGCCCTGCCCTTGAAAGTCTATATGATTCCGAGAGATAAAGCGGCCGGACTGCCTGAAGGGAGCGCATGA
- a CDS encoding DUF3095 domain-containing protein, which produces MSDTDDLSFFAGVPVFDQFEGVADTANYRPLPEGWILALADIVGSTKAIVDGRYKDVNMAGASVISAVLNAVEKGDFPFVFGGDGALVALPASLETQARDALAAVQRWVAEDLDLELRIAIVPVADIRHEGLDVRVARYSASPFVSYAMFAGGGTSWAERQMKAGRYGVAPAPAGTRPDLAGLSCRWNPIEAQNGEIVSIIAVPGEVGVTPQFRELVAAIVAISAEQNRAGHPVPADGPALAFSIKGINREARATAPAKRRLFQRLWILMQIVLTVALHRFGIRLGTFDARRYKRDVADNSDFRKFDDGLKMTIDVDDAHLQRIQTLLADAQASGIARYGLHRQKSALMTCFVPTPVSRDHMHFIDGANGGYAVAASQLTGKTLGNVTP; this is translated from the coding sequence ATGAGCGATACCGACGATCTATCCTTCTTTGCCGGCGTACCTGTCTTCGACCAGTTCGAGGGCGTGGCAGACACGGCCAACTATCGCCCCCTGCCAGAGGGATGGATATTGGCGCTGGCTGACATTGTCGGCTCGACGAAAGCGATCGTGGACGGGCGCTACAAGGACGTCAACATGGCCGGCGCCAGCGTCATCTCCGCGGTCCTCAATGCCGTCGAGAAAGGCGATTTCCCCTTTGTCTTTGGGGGCGATGGTGCGCTCGTGGCGCTGCCTGCCTCGCTGGAAACGCAGGCACGCGACGCTCTCGCGGCCGTCCAACGCTGGGTCGCAGAAGATCTGGACCTGGAGTTGCGGATCGCAATCGTACCAGTGGCGGACATTCGTCATGAGGGTCTCGACGTCCGTGTAGCGCGCTATTCGGCAAGCCCCTTCGTCAGCTACGCAATGTTTGCGGGCGGCGGCACCAGTTGGGCGGAAAGACAGATGAAGGCCGGACGTTACGGCGTGGCACCAGCCCCTGCCGGTACTCGCCCCGATCTGGCCGGGCTCTCCTGTCGCTGGAATCCGATCGAGGCCCAGAATGGAGAGATCGTCTCCATCATTGCGGTTCCCGGAGAGGTCGGCGTGACGCCGCAGTTTCGGGAGCTGGTCGCTGCGATCGTTGCAATCTCGGCTGAACAGAACCGTGCGGGGCACCCCGTGCCCGCCGACGGGCCTGCACTCGCATTCTCGATCAAGGGCATCAACCGTGAGGCTCGCGCCACGGCTCCCGCAAAACGCCGGCTTTTTCAGCGGCTGTGGATCCTGATGCAGATCGTGCTGACGGTGGCATTGCATCGGTTCGGTATTCGCCTCGGCACCTTCGACGCTCGGCGATACAAACGCGACGTCGCCGACAATTCGGATTTCCGGAAATTCGATGACGGCCTAAAGATGACGATCGATGTCGACGACGCTCACCTGCAGCGCATCCAGACGCTTCTCGCCGACGCACAGGCAAGCGGGATCGCCCGTTACGGCCTGCACCGCCAGAAATCCGCATTGATGACCTGCTTTGTACCGACACCAGTTTCGCGCGATCACATGCATTTCATCGACGGCGCGAACGGCGGCTATGCCGTTGCCGCGAGCCAGCTCACCGGCAAGACGTTGGGCAACGTCACGCCTTAA
- a CDS encoding FkbM family methyltransferase: protein MISGVKIKKYWRKRLRKMRNALVSRFFDTRTGRRLLIENIGKRVVSMTVDAGDHRMTFAPSDYIGRKVFRKGHFERDHVDRLLAVLRARGILESSGQLLEIGANIGTQTVYFALSRAYSHIISIEPDPRNFPLLQTNVRQNGLENAVTLVNCAAGDAAGEIDFFMHADNHGKSSAIRQSSNDVRTTVPVKPVTEILLDLSIDPAAIGLVWMDIEGYEPVACRSMVPLLVRRVPLYMEFTPLFYGPGQTREFVAWLAGFYSRCLVFFEDHEQEMDVIDLPGGLDQYDVLFLP, encoded by the coding sequence ATGATTTCCGGCGTGAAGATCAAGAAATATTGGCGCAAGCGCCTGCGGAAAATGCGCAACGCACTCGTTAGTCGCTTTTTCGATACCCGCACCGGCCGCCGGCTGCTGATCGAGAATATCGGCAAGCGCGTGGTTTCGATGACGGTCGATGCCGGCGATCACCGGATGACCTTTGCGCCATCCGACTACATTGGCCGCAAGGTCTTTCGCAAGGGCCACTTCGAGCGTGACCATGTGGACCGACTACTGGCGGTGTTGCGCGCCCGAGGCATCCTCGAGAGCAGTGGACAACTCTTGGAAATCGGCGCCAACATCGGTACGCAAACCGTCTACTTCGCCTTGAGCCGCGCTTATAGCCACATCATCAGCATCGAACCCGATCCACGCAATTTTCCGTTGCTGCAGACCAACGTTCGACAGAACGGCCTCGAGAATGCCGTGACCCTCGTCAACTGCGCGGCGGGCGACGCGGCGGGTGAGATCGATTTCTTCATGCATGCCGACAACCACGGCAAGAGCAGCGCCATCCGGCAGAGCTCCAACGATGTCAGAACGACGGTACCGGTGAAGCCGGTCACCGAAATCCTGCTTGACCTATCGATCGATCCTGCCGCAATCGGCCTCGTGTGGATGGATATCGAAGGATACGAACCGGTTGCCTGCCGTTCGATGGTGCCGCTTCTGGTGCGCCGCGTGCCGCTCTATATGGAGTTCACGCCACTCTTCTACGGCCCGGGGCAGACACGCGAATTCGTCGCCTGGCTTGCGGGCTTCTACAGCCGTTGCCTGGTTTTCTTCGAAGACCACGAACAGGAAATGGACGTCATCGATCTGCCTGGCGGCCTCGATCAGTACGACGTGCTGTTCCTCCCGTAA